GACATCGACGACGACCTGCCGGGTGCGTGGCAAGAACTCAAACGGCTCTACCCTCGGACTGGCCGGGCCTATATTGTTGGGATCACGGGGTCGCCCGGTTCGGGCAAGAGTACCCTCGTGGATAAGATCATAGAGATCTACCGGAAAGAGGGAAAGACCGTGGGAATCGTCGCCGTCGACCCCAGCAGTCCCTTTACCGGGGGGGCGATACTCGGCGATCGGATTCGGATGCAGAGGCACAGCACGGACGAGGGGGTCTTCATAAGAAGCCTGGCAACCCGGGGCTATCTGGGAGGAATCTCCCGGTCGACCCACGACGTCATCAATGTCATGGATGCCATGGGCAAGGACATCATAATCGTAGAGACGGTGGGGGTCGGCCAAGACGAGGTGGACATCGTAAACACGGCACATACCTCGATCGTCGTGAGCGTCCCTGGACTCGGAGACGAGGTCCAGGTCATCAAGGCCGGGATCCTTGAGATTGCCGATATATT
The Deltaproteobacteria bacterium DNA segment above includes these coding regions:
- the meaB gene encoding methylmalonyl Co-A mutase-associated GTPase MeaB is translated as MTLPESDLSTGLAERILRGDVRAAARLMRDIDDDLPGAWQELKRLYPRTGRAYIVGITGSPGSGKSTLVDKIIEIYRKEGKTVGIVAVDPSSPFTGGAILGDRIRMQRHSTDEGVFIRSLATRGYLGGISRSTHDVINVMDAMGKDIIIVETVGVGQDEVDIVNTAHTSIVVSVPGLGDEVQVIKAGILEIADIFVINKCEREGAERLEQELRVMMEMAPPREDGWVPPIFKTEAVVGKGIFELVYGISRHRNLLVQSDEIGGKNRLRAKKHFLKLLQVRLLESILSRIEEDKRLDQILQGLADRKANPYTMVEEILNKELKTTR